A region of Coleofasciculus chthonoplastes PCC 7420 DNA encodes the following proteins:
- a CDS encoding STAS domain-containing protein, producing MSTTIKIVQPTGILDGVSVNQLRREVNDVVESGANIVLVDFQDVTFMNSTGLGALVATLKTVQAAGGQLFICSLCDQVKMIFELTKMNRVFKSFANREDFERQITPVS from the coding sequence ATGAGTACAACCATTAAAATTGTTCAACCTACTGGTATCTTAGACGGCGTAAGCGTCAATCAACTTCGGCGTGAAGTCAATGATGTTGTTGAAAGTGGTGCGAATATTGTCTTGGTTGACTTTCAGGATGTCACGTTTATGAATAGTACAGGCTTAGGGGCTTTAGTTGCCACGCTAAAAACGGTTCAGGCGGCTGGCGGTCAACTGTTTATCTGCTCGCTTTGTGACCAAGTTAAGATGATTTTTGAACTGACAAAAATGAATCGCGTGTTTAAAAGTTTTGCCAATCGAGAGGATTTTGAGCGTCAGATTACTCCTGTCAGTTAA
- a CDS encoding rhodanese-like domain-containing protein has product MVLANANNLQEIDAQTLKQWLDRQQVMLIDVREPGEYASEHIPGAKLMPLSNLNPTGVKPETNQQVVLYCQSGNRSKQAAQKLFESGFESVNHLQGGLPTWKSAGYQTQVNKNAPISLFRQVQIVAGTLVFTGTILGAFVSPWFLILSGFVGAGLVFAGVSGTCAMGMLLAKLPYNQRV; this is encoded by the coding sequence ATGGTTTTAGCCAATGCCAATAACCTACAAGAAATAGACGCCCAAACGTTAAAACAATGGCTGGATCGTCAACAAGTAATGCTGATTGACGTGCGGGAACCGGGCGAATATGCCAGCGAACATATTCCTGGGGCAAAATTAATGCCACTCTCTAACCTGAATCCCACCGGGGTTAAACCAGAAACCAATCAACAGGTTGTATTGTACTGCCAAAGCGGGAATCGCTCGAAACAAGCCGCCCAAAAACTCTTCGAGTCTGGATTTGAATCGGTGAATCATCTTCAAGGCGGATTACCCACTTGGAAATCTGCCGGATATCAGACTCAGGTCAATAAAAATGCGCCCATTAGTTTATTCCGACAAGTGCAAATTGTGGCAGGGACATTAGTGTTTACGGGAACTATATTAGGTGCGTTTGTCTCGCCTTGGTTTTTAATCTTGAGTGGTTTTGTTGGCGCAGGATTAGTTTTTGCTGGTGTGAGTGGAACCTGTGCCATGGGTATGTTATTGGCAAAACTACCTTACAACCAACGAGTTTAA
- a CDS encoding glycosyltransferase family 2 protein, whose protein sequence is MTTSISLLENSSVFLGNIRSRLKERTLLFRYLAEINLIFGAWYLHWRITHSINTNALWLSIPLLLAEIYCYVGGVMFLLGLWRPIVHKVRSLWQLSPPFPPAEFPTVDVFITCYNEPPELVENTTRAALALNYPLTKLSVYVLDDGNSPDLRAMTEKLGLEDLQSPMLQQEAERLDTERSELENRRQQLKNLALEISQAEQFLESFQLTVTTDFNALSQVLSWFEQLRQPRIPNSVWLECQTVLAEGFDNAISHAHKNLPPEMPITLEVSIFTQSIEMRIWDQGTAFDLEGHVLNNPNPVEETAERGRGVNIMYQVADYLSYTHTLDNRNCLLMIKSYSPLSEVEQDCPSYTVTSHLKSLRNWLRVLHPTSPNLSSNLASEIRIVEKAIYQKELELSNLVRCRYIARPKPKGKPHHAKAGNINYAMFSGETSGDFILTLDADHIPKPQFLQRVLPYFYTYNLNTGKYESNQIAFVQTPQAFYNIPPGDPFGHQAHLFYGLIQQAKDGMNSAFYTGTNAVLRREALISVGLQNFADEFAVDQKRLAEFDLVGGVSSNSITEDMNTAMRLHAAGWKSAYHDEELATGLAPDDLSSTLKQKLRWAQGTLQVLLRENPFSKPGLTFWQQLHYFQTMYSYFSGFATVVFLICPIIYFFTGIIPVQAYGDEFAIHFIPAFVLNRLTFIAASWGIPARELWRSEQYAIALFPLFIQAVWSVFTGRPIKFQVTPKQRQSGMYLRLVLPQLTIVIFTILGILWCLYRLAMGELKNPGLYLINGLWAVYSLSLLWVIIRAAVWQPKASRN, encoded by the coding sequence ATGACTACCTCTATTTCACTTCTAGAAAACTCCTCTGTTTTTTTAGGCAACATTCGCTCCCGCCTCAAAGAACGAACCTTACTATTTCGCTATTTAGCCGAAATCAACTTAATTTTTGGCGCTTGGTATCTCCACTGGCGAATTACTCATTCAATTAATACCAATGCGCTGTGGTTATCCATTCCCCTACTCCTCGCCGAAATTTACTGTTACGTGGGTGGTGTCATGTTTCTGCTAGGATTATGGCGACCCATCGTTCACAAAGTCCGCTCATTGTGGCAACTCAGCCCACCCTTCCCCCCAGCAGAATTTCCCACCGTGGATGTGTTTATTACCTGCTACAATGAACCCCCGGAATTAGTCGAAAACACCACACGCGCTGCTTTAGCCCTCAATTATCCCCTCACCAAACTATCGGTTTATGTTCTCGATGATGGCAATTCCCCCGATTTGCGAGCCATGACCGAAAAACTCGGGTTAGAGGACTTACAATCGCCAATGTTGCAACAAGAAGCCGAGCGCCTTGATACCGAGCGATCCGAGTTAGAAAATCGCCGTCAGCAACTGAAAAATTTAGCCCTAGAAATTTCCCAAGCCGAGCAATTTTTGGAATCCTTTCAACTTACCGTCACTACCGACTTTAATGCCTTATCTCAAGTTTTATCCTGGTTCGAGCAATTACGCCAACCCAGAATTCCTAACTCCGTCTGGTTAGAATGTCAAACCGTACTCGCGGAAGGATTTGATAACGCCATTTCCCACGCCCATAAAAACTTGCCACCAGAAATGCCAATTACGCTGGAAGTCTCTATTTTCACCCAATCCATAGAAATGCGGATTTGGGATCAGGGAACCGCCTTTGATTTAGAGGGACATGTACTCAACAACCCGAATCCAGTCGAGGAAACCGCAGAACGGGGGCGTGGCGTCAATATTATGTATCAAGTTGCGGATTATTTGAGTTACACACATACCTTAGATAATCGCAATTGTTTGCTCATGATTAAATCCTATTCTCCTCTCTCCGAGGTTGAGCAAGATTGTCCCTCCTATACCGTTACCAGTCATCTCAAAAGTCTGCGGAACTGGCTGCGCGTCTTACATCCCACCTCCCCCAATTTGAGCAGTAATTTAGCGTCTGAAATTAGAATCGTCGAAAAAGCGATTTACCAAAAAGAGTTAGAACTCAGTAACTTAGTTCGCTGTCGCTACATTGCGCGTCCCAAACCCAAAGGAAAACCCCACCATGCCAAAGCAGGTAATATTAACTACGCGATGTTTTCCGGCGAAACCTCTGGCGATTTTATCCTCACCCTAGATGCAGATCACATTCCCAAACCGCAATTCTTACAACGAGTTCTGCCCTACTTTTACACCTACAACCTCAATACCGGAAAATACGAAAGCAATCAAATCGCCTTTGTTCAAACCCCCCAAGCTTTTTATAATATCCCTCCTGGAGACCCCTTTGGACATCAAGCCCACTTATTCTACGGACTAATTCAACAGGCAAAAGATGGTATGAATTCGGCGTTTTACACTGGAACCAATGCCGTGTTAAGACGCGAGGCATTAATTAGTGTCGGCTTGCAAAACTTTGCCGATGAATTTGCCGTCGATCAAAAACGGTTAGCCGAATTTGACTTAGTAGGTGGTGTCTCCAGTAACAGCATTACCGAAGACATGAATACCGCCATGCGCCTCCATGCAGCAGGGTGGAAATCTGCCTATCACGATGAAGAATTAGCGACAGGATTAGCCCCCGATGACTTAAGTTCTACGCTCAAACAAAAGCTACGCTGGGCGCAGGGAACTCTCCAGGTTCTCCTGCGAGAAAATCCCTTCAGTAAACCGGGGTTAACCTTTTGGCAACAGTTACACTATTTTCAAACCATGTACAGCTATTTCTCTGGGTTTGCTACGGTTGTCTTTCTCATCTGTCCGATTATTTATTTCTTCACCGGGATTATTCCGGTGCAAGCTTATGGAGATGAATTTGCCATCCACTTCATTCCCGCCTTTGTTCTCAACCGTTTGACGTTTATCGCCGCAAGCTGGGGGATTCCCGCCCGGGAACTGTGGCGTTCGGAGCAATACGCGATCGCGTTATTTCCCCTATTTATCCAAGCGGTTTGGAGTGTATTCACGGGACGCCCGATTAAATTCCAAGTCACGCCCAAGCAGCGTCAATCCGGGATGTATCTTCGGTTAGTTTTGCCGCAGTTAACGATAGTTATTTTCACGATTCTGGGAATACTATGGTGTCTGTATCGATTAGCAATGGGAGAGTTAAAAAATCCTGGACTTTATCTAATTAACGGGCTTTGGGCAGTTTATAGTTTGTCTTTGTTATGGGTAATTATTCGAGCCGCTGTCTGGCAACCCAAAGCTAGCCGTAACTAG
- a CDS encoding LL-diaminopimelate aminotransferase, producing the protein MATINDNYLKLKAGYLFPEIARRVNTFAEANPDADMIKLGIGDVTEPLPEACRTAMIQAVEDMGNRDSFRGYGPEQGYPWLREKIATQDFQARGCQVDASEIFISDGSKCDTGNILDIFGKNNKIAVTDPVYPVYVDTNVMAGNTGEVNEKGEFEGLVYLPISAENNFTADIPSQKVDLIYLCFPNNPTGATTTKENLKAWVDYAKANGSIIFFDAAYESFITDESLPHSIYEIEGARDCAIEFRSFSKNAGFTGTRCALTVVPKTLTAKASDGSDVELWKLWNRRQSTKFNGVSYVVQRGAEAVYSEAGKAQVKALVSFYLENAKIIRQKLTEAGLSVYGGVHAPYIWVKTPNGLSSWDFFDKLLQTCYVVGTPGSGFGAAGEGYFRISAFNSRENVEEAMKRITQKFKV; encoded by the coding sequence ATGGCAACTATCAACGATAACTACCTGAAACTCAAAGCAGGCTACCTGTTTCCCGAAATTGCCCGCCGGGTGAATACCTTTGCTGAAGCTAACCCGGATGCCGATATGATTAAACTGGGAATTGGCGATGTTACCGAACCCTTACCCGAAGCCTGTCGCACGGCGATGATTCAAGCGGTAGAAGACATGGGGAATCGGGACTCCTTCCGAGGCTATGGACCCGAACAGGGGTATCCCTGGCTGCGGGAGAAAATCGCCACCCAGGATTTCCAGGCGCGGGGATGTCAGGTGGATGCGTCGGAAATCTTCATCTCCGACGGTTCTAAGTGCGATACGGGTAATATTCTGGATATTTTTGGCAAAAATAACAAAATTGCCGTCACTGACCCCGTATATCCCGTCTACGTGGACACGAATGTGATGGCGGGAAATACTGGAGAGGTGAATGAGAAGGGTGAATTTGAGGGATTAGTCTATTTGCCGATTAGTGCCGAGAATAACTTTACCGCAGACATTCCCTCTCAGAAAGTGGATTTGATTTATCTGTGCTTCCCCAATAATCCGACAGGCGCTACCACGACTAAGGAAAACTTGAAGGCGTGGGTGGATTATGCGAAAGCGAATGGGTCAATTATTTTCTTTGATGCGGCTTACGAATCGTTTATCACCGACGAGAGTTTACCCCATTCTATCTATGAAATTGAGGGAGCGCGAGATTGTGCGATCGAGTTTCGTTCCTTTTCTAAGAATGCGGGATTTACCGGAACTCGTTGTGCGTTGACGGTTGTTCCTAAAACTTTAACCGCGAAAGCATCGGATGGTTCAGATGTGGAACTTTGGAAACTATGGAATCGCCGCCAGTCTACTAAGTTTAATGGTGTCTCCTATGTTGTCCAACGAGGGGCGGAAGCGGTTTACTCAGAAGCCGGAAAAGCCCAGGTGAAAGCATTAGTTAGCTTTTATTTGGAAAATGCCAAAATTATTCGCCAGAAGTTAACGGAAGCGGGATTAAGTGTGTATGGCGGGGTTCATGCCCCTTATATTTGGGTGAAGACACCCAATGGTTTATCCAGTTGGGATTTCTTCGATAAGTTACTGCAAACCTGTTATGTTGTCGGAACACCAGGTTCCGGATTTGGGGCTGCGGGTGAAGGCTATTTCCGAATTTCGGCGTTCAATAGTCGGGAGAATGTGGAAGAGGCGATGAAGCGGATTACCCAGAAGTTTAAGGTTTAG
- a CDS encoding MBL fold metallo-hydrolase: MLFRQLFDSETSTYTYLIADLATKAAILVDPVKEQVDRDRKLLDELGLTLQYCLETHIHADHVTGTAQLRELTHCQGVVPQNASAACADRFLADGEVLMVGSVEIQAIATPGHTDSHNAYFVNRDRVLTGDSLLIRGCGRTDFQSGDAGTLFHSITQKLFNLPDETLVYPGHDYRGHTVSTIGEEQQWNPRLANRDRASFIELMNNLNLPDPKKMMEAVPANERCGKVAVTT; encoded by the coding sequence ATGTTATTTCGTCAACTATTTGACAGTGAAACCAGCACCTATACCTATCTCATCGCTGATTTAGCCACAAAAGCCGCGATTCTGGTCGATCCGGTCAAAGAACAGGTGGATCGCGATCGCAAACTCCTCGATGAGTTGGGATTAACCTTGCAGTATTGTCTGGAAACGCATATTCACGCCGATCACGTTACCGGAACAGCGCAACTGCGGGAGTTGACGCACTGTCAGGGTGTGGTTCCTCAAAATGCCTCGGCTGCTTGTGCTGATCGCTTTCTGGCGGATGGTGAGGTGTTAATGGTGGGTTCAGTTGAGATTCAGGCGATCGCCACACCGGGTCATACCGATAGCCATAACGCCTACTTCGTGAATCGCGATCGCGTCCTCACGGGGGATTCGCTGTTAATTCGGGGATGCGGTCGAACTGATTTCCAAAGCGGTGATGCAGGCACATTATTTCATTCTATAACTCAAAAGTTATTTAATTTACCCGATGAGACGCTGGTGTATCCTGGACATGATTATCGCGGACATACCGTATCCACAATTGGCGAAGAACAGCAATGGAATCCCCGATTAGCGAATCGCGATCGCGCCAGCTTTATCGAATTGATGAATAACTTAAATCTTCCTGATCCGAAAAAGATGATGGAAGCGGTTCCCGCTAATGAACGCTGTGGCAAAGTAGCGGTGACAACATAA
- a CDS encoding sulfite exporter TauE/SafE family protein — translation MTTWIIGLILAAGIGISLGLMGGGGSVLALPILVYVMGVEAKSAIAMTLVIVGTVSLIGVIPHWRRGNINFKKAFMFGAATMVGAFLGAKLAFFVSGTFQLLLFAVMMIIAAGFMIRKSSKPTQPDNDLQYYPQPVCKYCWVWMLTEGLGVGVLTGLVGVGGGFAIVPALVLLGNTPMKEAVGTSLLIIACNSVAGFLGYLGQVPLDWGLMGSFIVVASVGIIVGAYLAQYVKAQQLQKAFGYFLIAVAAFILVQNRQVFTSGQNQTDSIRKPGVQIAYR, via the coding sequence ATGACTACTTGGATAATTGGGCTAATTCTTGCTGCCGGAATTGGCATTAGTTTGGGGTTAATGGGGGGTGGCGGTTCAGTGCTAGCCTTGCCCATTTTAGTGTATGTAATGGGGGTGGAAGCGAAAAGCGCGATCGCGATGACATTGGTTATCGTGGGAACCGTTAGCCTGATTGGAGTTATCCCTCACTGGCGACGAGGGAATATAAATTTTAAAAAGGCATTTATGTTCGGTGCGGCGACGATGGTAGGCGCGTTTTTAGGGGCAAAGTTAGCCTTTTTTGTCAGCGGAACATTCCAGCTTCTTCTCTTTGCCGTAATGATGATTATTGCGGCGGGATTCATGATCCGCAAAAGCAGTAAACCGACTCAACCCGATAACGACTTGCAGTATTATCCTCAACCGGTGTGTAAATATTGTTGGGTGTGGATGCTAACTGAAGGGTTAGGTGTAGGCGTATTGACAGGTTTAGTTGGGGTTGGCGGTGGATTCGCGATCGTTCCGGCATTGGTATTATTAGGAAATACGCCGATGAAGGAAGCAGTGGGAACGTCATTATTAATTATTGCCTGTAACTCGGTGGCTGGATTTCTGGGATATTTGGGACAGGTTCCCCTAGATTGGGGGTTAATGGGTTCATTTATTGTGGTGGCAAGTGTGGGAATTATCGTTGGCGCATATTTGGCACAGTATGTCAAAGCCCAACAGTTACAGAAAGCCTTTGGTTATTTTTTAATTGCCGTAGCCGCGTTTATTTTAGTGCAAAATCGTCAGGTTTTCACATCTGGACAGAATCAGACGGATTCAATCAGAAAGCCAGGGGTTCAGATAGCTTATCGATAA
- a CDS encoding serine/threonine-protein kinase, translating into MKPLHCSHGHENPPNSRFCLHCGEKLEQAENGNRESGLALAGRYRIVRELGHGGFGRTYLAQDLNRFGEACVLKEFAPQVQGTFALQKASELFEREAGVLYKLKHPQIPEFRELLRVKKQGEGRLFLIQDYIAGQTCRAILEARRNQGLRFNETEILKLLRQILPVLDYIHSLGVIHRDISPENIIIRQQDGLPVLIDFGGVKQVAATVASQVMASSPATATRLGKVGYAPHEQMQGGIVSASSDLYALGATVLVLLTGKEPSEFIDPHTLTWDRSRHFSATPLSPTLSHVLEQLLQPHPRNRPQSANQVLQMLNSHSPPQAYSPPPPPSPQTQATVAVSPGQVAPTPPSPPTPVAQRSAPSAAPSGNNNAALGWLGKLLLVLGLILAAGAFGWWAGNLWIDSQLQSNQPDATPTVEDFENPVISPEDDDEPEPSSDFSPEEQRRKQALRQRRMNLGIDYDFYVSLVDEAFWNEYPRQRGVPLSTDPDDARLREAWDRIAANVLTQIEQLDLSRQAKRQLGSYDGSDRDRWKRQVNRLRVSSRALYDLADARFFRIFPKQEGETGSEFLDQPIGQIWQATVADTVKALQSREALDRIIFESGDTGTQMSGTLQPGEGKAFTAELAADQLMEVNLSTAPNALLSIYSPTGNTIFLEDSRQHSFSGELPESGFYEFVVVSDADEPIDYQLDLTVENPPESDISVDKGIAE; encoded by the coding sequence ATGAAGCCCTTACATTGCTCTCACGGTCACGAAAATCCCCCGAATAGTCGCTTTTGTCTCCACTGTGGTGAGAAACTGGAGCAAGCAGAAAATGGCAATAGGGAGTCGGGACTGGCTTTGGCGGGACGCTATCGGATTGTGCGGGAATTGGGACATGGCGGATTTGGACGTACCTATTTAGCCCAAGACTTGAATCGCTTCGGTGAAGCTTGTGTATTAAAGGAATTCGCCCCACAAGTGCAAGGCACCTTTGCCTTACAGAAAGCCTCAGAACTGTTTGAACGGGAAGCTGGAGTTCTCTATAAGCTGAAACATCCCCAAATTCCGGAGTTCCGAGAACTGCTGCGGGTGAAGAAGCAGGGAGAAGGACGCCTATTTTTAATTCAGGACTATATTGCTGGACAAACCTGTCGGGCTATCTTGGAGGCACGTCGGAATCAGGGATTACGGTTTAACGAAACCGAAATTCTCAAACTATTACGCCAAATTCTCCCCGTTTTGGACTATATCCACTCCCTCGGCGTGATTCATCGAGATATTTCTCCGGAGAATATTATCATCCGTCAACAGGATGGATTGCCTGTACTGATTGATTTTGGTGGAGTGAAGCAAGTCGCGGCTACGGTAGCCTCTCAGGTGATGGCATCATCCCCAGCTACCGCCACGCGCTTGGGTAAAGTGGGTTATGCCCCCCACGAACAAATGCAAGGGGGGATTGTTTCTGCCAGTAGCGATTTGTACGCTTTAGGGGCAACAGTTTTGGTGTTACTCACCGGGAAAGAACCCTCTGAATTCATCGATCCCCACACCTTAACCTGGGATCGTAGTAGGCACTTTAGTGCCACTCCCCTTAGCCCTACTCTCAGCCATGTTCTCGAACAACTGCTGCAACCCCATCCCCGTAATCGCCCCCAAAGTGCGAACCAAGTCTTACAGATGCTGAATTCTCATTCCCCCCCACAGGCATACTCTCCACCGCCGCCACCATCACCGCAAACCCAAGCAACTGTAGCGGTTTCACCGGGTCAGGTTGCACCGACGCCACCCTCCCCCCCTACCCCTGTTGCCCAGAGGTCTGCGCCCAGTGCTGCGCCCAGTGGCAATAATAACGCCGCCTTAGGCTGGTTGGGGAAATTGCTCCTAGTATTAGGGTTAATTCTGGCAGCAGGTGCTTTTGGCTGGTGGGCGGGTAATCTCTGGATTGATAGCCAACTGCAATCTAATCAACCCGATGCTACGCCTACTGTAGAGGACTTTGAGAACCCAGTGATTTCACCAGAGGATGATGACGAACCTGAACCCTCCTCCGACTTTTCGCCGGAAGAACAACGACGCAAGCAAGCCTTGCGACAGCGACGGATGAATCTGGGTATCGATTATGACTTTTATGTCAGTTTAGTCGATGAAGCGTTTTGGAATGAGTATCCAAGACAACGGGGAGTTCCATTAAGTACCGATCCAGACGATGCTAGGCTGCGAGAAGCCTGGGATAGAATCGCAGCCAATGTACTCACCCAGATTGAACAGCTTGATCTGAGTCGTCAAGCCAAGCGACAATTAGGCAGTTATGACGGGAGCGATCGCGATCGCTGGAAACGTCAAGTCAATCGTCTACGTGTCAGTAGTCGGGCATTATATGACCTCGCCGATGCTAGGTTTTTCCGCATCTTCCCCAAACAAGAAGGCGAAACGGGATCGGAATTTCTGGATCAACCTATAGGTCAAATCTGGCAAGCCACGGTTGCGGATACCGTCAAGGCGTTACAATCCAGAGAGGCGTTAGACCGGATTATTTTTGAATCGGGTGATACGGGCACACAAATGAGTGGAACTCTGCAACCTGGAGAAGGCAAAGCCTTTACCGCCGAATTAGCGGCAGATCAGTTAATGGAGGTGAATCTCTCCACCGCCCCCAATGCCTTATTATCGATCTATAGTCCTACAGGGAATACAATCTTCCTGGAAGATTCACGCCAGCACAGCTTTTCTGGGGAATTACCAGAATCGGGGTTCTATGAGTTTGTTGTGGTATCTGACGCGGATGAACCGATTGATTATCAGCTTGATCTCACGGTGGAAAATCCCCCCGAATCGGACATCTCAGTTGATAAAGGTATAGCGGAATAA